From the genome of Nicotiana sylvestris chromosome 2, ASM39365v2, whole genome shotgun sequence, one region includes:
- the LOC104240536 gene encoding peroxidase 72-like: MVQSLSFFMVIVLLAFAPICFSTKTYGGYLFPQFYDQSCPQAKEIVKFIVAKAVAKEARMAASLLRLHFHDCFVKGCDASLLLDSSGSIISEKRSNPNRNSARGFEVIDEIKKALEKECPQTVSCADILALAARDSTVLVGGPNWEVPLGRRDSRGASISGSNNNIPAPNNTFNTILTKFKLKGLDIVDLVALSGSHTIGNARCTSFKQRLYNQSGNSKPDFTLEQSYAAQLRTKCPRSGGDQNLFFLDFVSPTKFDNSYFKNLLASKGLLNSDQVLVTKNQESLNLVKQYAENNGLFFEQFAKSMVKMGNISPLTGSRGEIRKNCRKINS; encoded by the exons ATGGTTCAATCCTTGAGCTTCTTCATGGTTATTGTTCTCCTTGCTTTTGCACCAATTTGTTTCTCTACTAAGACTTATGGTGGTTACTTATTCCCACAATTTTATGACCAATCATGTCCCCAAGCAAAAGAAATTGTTAAGTTTATTGTTGCCAAGGCTGTAGCCAAAGAAGCTCGAATGGCTGCTTCATTATTGAGGTTGCATTTTCACGACTGCTTTGTCAAG GGGTGTGATGCATCTCTGCTTCTTGACAGCAGTGGAAGCATAATTAGTGAGAAAAGATCAAATCCCAACAGGAATTCGGCTCGTGGATTTGAAGTCATTGATGAGATTAAGAAGGCATTAGAAAAGGAGTGCCCTCAAACAGTCTCTTGTGCAGACATCTTGGCATTAGCTGCAAGGGATTCAACAGTTTTA GTCGGTGGACCAAATTGGGAGGTCCCATTGGGAAGGAGAGACTCCAGAGGTGCCAGTATAAGTGGCTCCAACAATAACATTCCTGCTCCAAACAACACATTTAATACCATTCTCACTAAATTCAAGTTAAAGGGGCTTGATATTGTTGACCTTGTAGCTTTATCTG GGAGCCACACAATTGGAAATGCAAGATGCACCAGCTTCAAGCAGAGACTCTACAATCAGTCAGGAAACAGTAAACCAGACTTTACATTGGAACAGTCATATGCCGCCCAGTTGCGCACTAAGTGCCCAAGATCTGGTGGTGACCAAAACTTATTCTTCTTGGACTTTGTATCCCCCACAAAATTTGACAACAGCTACTTCAAAAACTTGTTGGCTTCAAAAGGTCTACTGAACTCGGACCAAGTTCTTGTTACTAAGAATCAAGAATCATTAAACTTAGTGAAACAATATGCAGAAAACAATGGGCTTTTCTTTGAGCAATTCGCTAAGTCAATGgttaagatgggaaatatttcaCCTTTGACGGGTTCCAGGGGAGAAATCAGGAAGAACTGCAGGAAGATCAACTCCTAA